The Styela clava chromosome 10, kaStyClav1.hap1.2, whole genome shotgun sequence genome window below encodes:
- the LOC120338010 gene encoding uncharacterized protein LOC120338010 isoform X2: protein MNFICLTFAVFLCGSVSSAFTWKCSMPIPQKDLDISKLNNTVWYLGIQTNDAVSADVTCARIHNFTVTSTGLEVHTEEFGAGSHRTDFITHLIRQRLGVYHESTEDEPFLKTAHEYTLNGKFNPEAHEKHLLKDDYVFITDYSNYLGVVVCPAKGK from the exons atgaattttatttgcCTAACGTTTGCCGTGTTTCTGTGTGGATCAGTTTCTTCGGCATTTACATGGAAATGCTCGATGCCCATACCACAAAAAGATCTTGATATTTCTAAG CTAAATAACACAGTTTGGTACCTTGGAATTCAAACCAACGACGCCGTTTCGGCGGATGTAACATGTGCTCGCATACACAATTTTACAGTAACTTCTACAGGACTTGAAGTTCATACGGAAGAATTTGGTGCTGG gtcTCACAGAACTGATTTTATCACTCACCTCATACGTCAGCGGCTGGGAGTTTACCACGAAAGTACTGAAGACG AACCATTTTTAAAAACCGCACACGAGTACACGTTGAATGGAAAATTTAATCCCGAAGCGC ATGAGAAACACTTGCTCAAAGACGATTACGTGTTTATAACCGATTATTCCAATTACTTGGGAGTAGTGGTCTGTCCAGCAAAAGGcaagtaa
- the LOC120338010 gene encoding uncharacterized protein LOC120338010 isoform X1 — protein sequence MNFICLTFAVFLCGSVSSAFTWKCSMPIPQKDLDISKLNNTVWYLGIQTNDAVSADVTCARIHNFTVTSTGLEVHTEEFGAGSHRTDFITHLIRQRLGVYHESTEDEPFLKTAHEYTLNGKFNPEARKEDEKHLLKDDYVFITDYSNYLGVVVCPAKGK from the exons atgaattttatttgcCTAACGTTTGCCGTGTTTCTGTGTGGATCAGTTTCTTCGGCATTTACATGGAAATGCTCGATGCCCATACCACAAAAAGATCTTGATATTTCTAAG CTAAATAACACAGTTTGGTACCTTGGAATTCAAACCAACGACGCCGTTTCGGCGGATGTAACATGTGCTCGCATACACAATTTTACAGTAACTTCTACAGGACTTGAAGTTCATACGGAAGAATTTGGTGCTGG gtcTCACAGAACTGATTTTATCACTCACCTCATACGTCAGCGGCTGGGAGTTTACCACGAAAGTACTGAAGACG AACCATTTTTAAAAACCGCACACGAGTACACGTTGAATGGAAAATTTAATCCCGAAGCGCGTAAGGAA GATGAGAAACACTTGCTCAAAGACGATTACGTGTTTATAACCGATTATTCCAATTACTTGGGAGTAGTGGTCTGTCCAGCAAAAGGcaagtaa